From the genome of Streptacidiphilus sp. PB12-B1b:
GACGCGGGCTACGAGGTGCACTTCAACCTCTCCCCGGTGGTGCTGCGCCCGGGCTGGCAGCGGGACTGGGCCGAACTGCTGGCCCACCTGGACGACGTGCTGCCCGCCCGGGTGAAGCAGCAGTCGGCCGCCGAGGTCATCATGCTGACCCACAACCGGCAGCTGCACGAGGTGAACCTCGGCTGGCACCCCCGTGCCGAGGACGTCCTCTGGCAGCCGGCCGCCCAGGAGGCCAAGCGCTCGGAGAACGGCGCGGACAACGTCCGCTACGCGCTGGAGGTCAAGCAGAAGGCTCTCGCCCGCCTCCGGGACCTCATCGCCGACCACGCTCCCTGGCTGCGGGTCCGGTACGCGTTCTGAACGTCCCGGCGCCGCCACCGGCCGGGCCCCCTGGGCGGGGCGGGTCAGTCCTGGGCGTGGAGCTTGGCGAGGGTGAGCACGTTGTCGCCGATGCCCCAGCCGCCGTCGGCCACCTCCTCGACCAGGACCATGGTGTTGGGCCGGGCCTGCTCGCCGTAGATCTCGGCGTACAGGTCGGTGGTGCGGTGGACGATGGTCTCCTTCTGCTCCGGGGTGAGGGTTCCGGCGAGGACCTTGAAGTTGGCGAAAGGCATGGTGCGGTTTCCTGTCTTGTTGGTGTGCTGTCCGGTTGATGCCGGGTGGTGTCAGCGGCCGGCCAGGGCGGGCAGGAGTTCACCGATGCCGATGCGGCGGTAGAACTCGGCCCTGATCCGGTCGTTGACGATCGAGACGACATCGCTGCCGTCACGGCTGGGGTCGACGTGTACGCGCAGCGGCCGCTGCCCGGCGGGCAGGCCGACGACGCGCACGATCTCCTCGGCCACCTCGTCGGTGGTGTGGCCGTCGGGGAAGATGTCGGCGAGGCGTTGGGCGATCCGGTCGCGCAACTCCCCGTACGCGCTGTCGTACTCGGCGGCCCGGCGGGCGTCGGCCGGGGCGCCCGCGTGGGCGAAGTGCTCGGTGCCGTGCGGGTACGCGCCGGGCACCACGATCACGGTGTCGATGCCGAACTTGATCAGCTCGGCGGCGTAGCTCCCGGCGAGCGCGTCCATGCCCGCCTTGGCCGCGAAGTACGGTGCCAGGAAGGGCGGGTGGCCGCCGCGGGTGCTGGAACTGCCCACCCACACCAGCAGGCCCGACCCCTGGCGGCGCAGCAGCGGCAG
Proteins encoded in this window:
- a CDS encoding tautomerase family protein yields the protein MPFANFKVLAGTLTPEQKETIVHRTTDLYAEIYGEQARPNTMVLVEEVADGGWGIGDNVLTLAKLHAQD
- a CDS encoding SDR family NAD(P)-dependent oxidoreductase; this translates as MIVLITGASSGFGALTARALARAGHTVYAGMRATTGRNAPRLAELAELATAEGVDLHGIELDVQDQGSADAAVARIAAEQGRLDVVVHNAGHMVLGPAEAFTPEQLAELYDVNVVGTQRVNRAALPLLRRQGSGLLVWVGSSSTRGGHPPFLAPYFAAKAGMDALAGSYAAELIKFGIDTVIVVPGAYPHGTEHFAHAGAPADARRAAEYDSAYGELRDRIAQRLADIFPDGHTTDEVAEEIVRVVGLPAGQRPLRVHVDPSRDGSDVVSIVNDRIRAEFYRRIGIGELLPALAGR